The genomic window TCGCTGAGCGATCGTTACTGCCTCGCGGGCCTTCGCTGGCTGCACGTGCTCAGCCACTCCGTGGGCAGGTGCATCGTCGCGCCCGCGATCGCCATGGTCTGCGGCGCGGTGTCGATCGTCGCTTGCGAGAATTCGGGCGGCGCGAACGTGACCTCGGCCAGCTCGCCGTGCGTGCCCACGAGCTGCAAGTCGGCCGGGCGCAACGTGACGAGCGCCACGGTGCGTCCGTCCTTGGCGAAGAGGAGCGGCGTCTCGCGCTCGCACCGGTACACCCACGCTTCTGGTGGGGGCGGGCCCGGCGCAGGTGGCGGAGCGGGCGTCGGGCCTGCGGGCGCGGCCAGGAGCTGGTTGACGAGCTCGGCGTCGGAGCCCCGCCGCGGCGCGAGGCCGGCCGCGCGGGTCCACGCGTGGAGCTCTCCGCCGGGCACGTACCAACGCACCCGCCAGTAGGCCCCCTGCGCTGCGGTGACAGCGGCGAGCTCGAGATCGTGCGCCTCAGCCACGATCGGGCCGCCGGGCGTCGCGGCGAGCTCCAGACGCTTGCCACGGAGGTTCACGTAGAAGCGCGGCGACGAAGGGGGGCCACGCTCGGCCGCGCTGGTCGTGAGCTCGCCGCATGGCACCTCGGGCACCGGAAGCGGCGCGCGCGGCGTCACGCCGCGCAGCTCGGGCAGGCCGACCCTCACCGTGTGCGTCTCCGCGTCGCCGCCGGCGGGTGCGAGCGCGGCCTCCTTCCAGAGCGTGAGGACGCCCCCGACCGCGAGATCTTGGCGCGCGAACACCGAGGCCCGCGCGAAGCCTCGGGCGCGGAGGCCTGCGCCGCGGAGCTCCACGAACGCACCGCCCGCGCCCAACACGAGGAAGCGCCCCGAGCTCGCGCCTGTGACCGTCGTCAGAGGCCCCTCGCGATCCCCGAGCTCGAGCGGGGCCGTGACGGGCCCCTCGACGGCGCACACGACGCCCGAGGGCTCGTCGAGCAGCTTGGTCGGCGGCGCCGGAGGTCGCGCCGGCGTCGCCGCCGGGACCGCGCGCGCTGCGGGGCCTCGAGCGACCCGTGGGCTCGCCCGCGGCGGGGGCGCCTCGTGGCACGCCGACGCGAGCCCCGCGCCGACGAGCAGCAGGGGGCCGACCGCGAGGCGGAGGCGGTGGGGCGAGGACCTTCGCACGACGCTCCCAGGTTACCATCACTGGAGAGGCACGGACGCGCGGGCCACGCGCGTCGGCCGCGTGGGCGCGGATGCAGAGGGAAGCTTTGACCTGCGGGCCCGTACATGGCAAGTGCCGGGCGCCGCGCGCGGTCGAGATCGTTGCGGCGCCCGTTGCATCGGCCCTTCTCAAATTTGCCAAGGAATATTGACATGTTGCGACGTCGTTCGGTCCCGCTCCTCGCCCTCGCGTCCACCCTCCTCGCGCTCGTCCTCGGTGGCGTCACGGGGTGCGGCGGCGGCGGTGAGGCCAAGTCCCCGAGTGGAGAAAAGGCGGAGGTGTCCGCCCTCGAAGAGCTCCAGGCGATGCCGAAGGAGATCAACGCGGAGCTCACCGCCCTCACGAAGCCGATCGACGACGCCGCGGAGGTGATCGAGCAGCTCACGAGCATCCCCAAGCGCCACGGCATCAACGCCGGCGAGCTCGCCTCGATGGCGAAGGGCACGTTCGACAACGGCACGGTGAAGGTCGAGCTCAAGGGCGACGTCAAGGCCGAAGCGAAGGCGGAGGTCGAGGCCGCGCTGAACAAGCTGAAGACCGTGGTCGCGGGGCTCAAGGCGATCCCGGAGAAGGCGGCCGCCATGACCCCGAAGCTCGTGGCGGCGACGGCGAAGATCCCGGTGCTCGCGACGAAGGTGTCCACGGGCGCGACGCTCGCGGTCTCGAGCCCCTTCGCCAGCGGCGAGACTAAGGCGAAGGCGAACGGCGATCTCGCGGCCGTGAAGACCGCGCAGGCGGACGCGTCGAAGGCCGTGAGCGACGCGCAGGCGAAGATCACCAACATCCCGGCCCTCGCGACCGGGGCTCTCGGGAAGCTCGGCGCGTCCTTCGCGTCGATGAACTGACAGCACGTCCCAGGCGTCGATACGCGTCGACCCGGCCCCGCGTCTGCTCGGGGTCGGGTCGAGTCGTGTCGGGACTCGGCAGTCGCCGCGTCAGGCCTTCGTGTGACGCCGGTCGACGTCGTCGGCCAGCGTGGAGAGCATCGCGGAGGTGCGCTGGAGCGCGTGGCCCAGCTCGCGCTGCACGAACGCGGTGCGGTCGAGCGCCGCGCCGCCGACGCGGAGCGCGAACGCGGCCCAGGTCGCGACGGCGTCCGGGAGGGAGCCTTGCCCTTCGGCCGAGGAGGCCTCGCCGGGCTCGGCGGGCGGCAGGACCTCGGGCGTGGGATCGACGGGGGCAGAGCTGGACGGATTTGCGGTGGTCGTGTTCATGGATGCGCTCCTGGTTGGAGGGAAAGGTTGCGAGGCTCAGGCGAGCGGGACACACGCGGCGCACACGAAGGCGCGCTCTCGGGAGTCGGGCTCGCCGACGATGAGGTGGGCTTGTTCGCCCGCGGCGCAGTCGCGACCGCACTGGGCGCAGGCGGCGGGCTTCGCGAGGCGCACGGGCTGAAACGCGACGGCGCCGGCGAGGAGCTCCTTGTTGCGCGCGTCGGCCAGCCGGTCGTGGAGGCGCTTGCGCTCCTCTTCGAGGTGCGATGCCATACGCTTGAGCTGGCCTTCGACGCCCTCGCCCGCCTTGTCGGCTGCGGCGACGGCGTCTTCGAGGATGGTGCGGACGAGGTTCGAGACCGGCATACGGAGGTTCTCCGCGAAGCGCTTGAGCTCGCGTTCGAGGACGACCGGGACGCGCGTGTGGAGGACCCGCTCCTTCTTTTCCGTCGGCGGCTCTCCTGCCGCGCCGGGCTCGGAGGCCTCGAGGGTGTCGTCGGGAGCCGAGGGGTCGTGTGGTTCGTGTGTCACGAACCAAATGTATCACGCGCGTGATACATTTCAACGGGAGGCGGTGAAGTTCACATAAACGACACAATTGTATCACGCGACGAGCGCGTGATTCGCGCGACGACCCTCACGGGCGGCGTGGCGGTGCGCCCGCCTCGCGCCCGGGAAGCCGAGTGGTACGCTCATCAGGCGCGCCCGCCTCGGGCGGTCTGCTGGGAGATTGCCATGTCGAAGGTCACCGCCGCTCTGCTTGGACTTGGGCTCGTCATCGCAGGGTGTCAGGCCCCCGCGCGGCCTGCCGAAACGCCGCCGCCGCCGCAAGCCGCGCCGCCGCCGCCCGCGCCGCCACCCCCGCCTGCGGCCGAGCTCGCGGGCGGGCCCGTTCGCCCAGGGATGCCGCCTGGGCACCCCGGTCCGCACGGTCCCGGTGGTCCCGGTGGTCCCGGTGGTCCGCCCCCCGGCGCTCCCCCCGGCGCGATGGGCCACCGCGGCCCCGGCGCGGGCGGGATGCACGGCGGAATGCGCGGGATGCCGCGGGGCCAGAGGCCCCCGGGCCACGGCGCCGAGATGATGCACGAGCTGGCGGCCCTCGGCGTCCGGTTCTACCCACCGCGCACGCTGCTCAGCCGGGCCCGGCAGCTCGACCTCACGCCGGACCAGGTCGCGAAGCTTCGGCAAGAGGTGCTCACCACGAAGAGCCGCTCGGTCGAGCTCCGCGCGAAGGTCGAGCGCGCGAAGATTGAGGCGACCCGGCTCCTCGCCGCCGACAAGGTCGACGAGCGCGCGCTGAACGCGCAGATCGACGAGGGGGCCAAGGCGCAGGCCGAGATGCACAAAGCTCACGTCGCTTCCATGCTGCGCGTGCGGGCGCTGCTCACGGCCGAGCAGCGGCAGAAGCTCGACGCGCCGCGCTCGCGGCGGGGCGGCCCCGGCGTAGGCCCCAAGGGACCCCGGGCGGAGGCAGCGGCGCCGGGCCCGATCGGACAGCGCGCGGAGGACGACGACGATGACGAGGACGACGACGACGACGACGACGCGGACGCCTGAGATCTCCAGCCCGGCGGCGGCTCCTCCGCGGCGTTCGCCGACGTCTCTCCCCTCGCGCGCTCCGGGCCCGACCGATCGCTACGGTCTGCGCAACGTGGCGAGCATGACGTCCGAGGGCACGCTCGGGTTTCTGCGCCGCCTCACCGACGAGTACGGGGACGTCGTCCAGCTCAAGATCTTCGGGCGGGACTACTTCTTGGTGAACCACCCGGAAGACATCGAGGACGTCCTCGTGAAGCAGTCCGCCGTGATGGGTCGCGACGAGTACGTCGTGGTGCTCGAGCGGGCGCTCGGCCAAGGGCTGCTCACGAGCAGCGGAGAGCTCTGGCGACGCCAGCGAAAGCTGATGGCGCAGGCGTTCACGCCGCGGCGTATCCGGGACTACGGCGAGTCCATGGCCCGCGTGACGGCCTCCGCGCTTGGGTACGAAGACGGAGAAATCATCAACATTCACGTGGAGATGGCGCGCATCACGATGGAGGTGGTGGCGGCCGTCCTCTTCGGCGCCACGCTGCGGCCGAGCGATCTCGAGATGGTCGGCGAGTCGCTCGAGGTGCTGAACACGTTCTTCGCCAACAGCCCGGAGGCGATGCTGAAGGTGCCTGGGTGGGTGCCGACCCCGCTGAACCGCAAGGTCGCCGCGGCGGTCAAGCGGCTCGACGGGCTCATCTACTCGATCCTCGCCGCGCGTCGGGCCGAGCGCGCCCAGCGCGCCGCGCAGGGGCTCGAGCCGTCGGCACCCGAAGGTCAGCGAGACGGGCAGAAGGAAGACCTCCTCGGCGTGCTGCTCACCGCGCAAGACGAGGGCGGGGGCACGATGAGCGATCAGCAGCTCCGCGACGAAGCCATGACGCTCTTCCTCGCCGGCCACGAGACCACGGCGCTCGCGCTCGCCTATACGTTCTACCTCCTCAGCACCCACCCAAGCGTGGAGCAGCGTGTGCGCGAGGAGCTCGACCGTGTGCTCGGCGACCGCCTCCCCACGGCCGACGACGCAAAGCAGCTCGTGTTCACGGAGCGCGTGCTGAAGGAGTCGATGCGCCTCTATCCGCCGGCGTGGACGACCGGGCGCCAGGCCGAGGCCGACGTGGTGGTCGGCGGCTATCGAGTTCCGAAGGGCTCGCAGCTCCTCCTCTGCCAATGGATCGTCCACCGCGACCGGCGCTTTTTCCCGGATCCCGAGGCGTTCGATCCCGATCGATGGCTGCCGGAGCGGGCGAAGAACCTGCCGAAGTTCGCGTACTTCCCGTTCGGTGGCGGCCCTCGCGTGTGCATCGGCAGCCACTTCGCGATGATGGAGGCGACGCTCATCCTCGCCGTAGTGCTGCAGCGCTATCACCTCGAGCTCTTGCCGGGGCAGCTGCTTGGGCTCAAGCCGTCGGTCACGCTCCGGCAACAGGGCCCGGGGCTCCGCATGCGCGCCCGGGCGATCTCGCACGCGTAGCGTTGGCCAGCGGCCGCGGCGTCACGTTTTTTTCCAGCCGAACCCTCGATCGTCGGTCGGAAGGCCGCCTTCGCCCCGCCGCCGGCCGCCTCGCCGTGGGCCGGCGGGAGGCTCGAGGTCGAGGTCGAGGTCGAGGTCGAGACCGCGCGAAGCTCGGTCCCGGCGGGCTTCGTGGTCTTCGCCCAGCCCGGCCAGTCACCTCTGTGGCGGTGTGTGGGTCAATCGCTCGTGGCACACTTGGCCGATGGACGAACGTCGCGCGTCGAGGGTGGGGGGCTATTGCGGGCTCGGGTTCTCGGCCCTGTCGCTCGTGGTCATTCCGCTCGTCGCGCTTCCCGCCGCGCCGCCCGCCGCGCTCGGCATGAGCGGCGAGGCGTTCGCGGCGTGGTACGCGGCCCACCGCACGGGCTTCCTCGTCGGCAACTACCTCGGGATCGCCGCGTTCGTCCCGGGCTTCGTCCAGCTCGCGGTCCTCGCCGGAAGAACGCGGCTGCGGGAGGGCGCCCGCGAGGGCGCGCTTCGGTGGCTATCCGGGTTCGTGCTCGCGAGCGGCACGTTCACCTACGGCGTGTTCGCGTGCTCGCTCGTCGCCTTTCAGGCGATGCCCTTTCTCATCGATCCAAAGACCCCGCAGGCCGCTCTCACCATGGGCACCTTGACTTCGGTGTGGTTCGCGCTCGACGGGCTCGCCGCGCTTCCGGTGCTTCTCGCGGTGGCCTGGGCGGTCGCCGCCACGGGCGTCCTCCCTCGATGGGTCGTGTGGTTCACCGGCGTGGTCGCGGCCCTGGCGCTGGTCATGAGCGTCGGCGCGCTGCTTGACGCGCCGCCGTGGCTCGCCGCGGGCGGGCCTGCGACGTTCCTCGGATTCGTCGCGTTTTTCGGGTGGACTGGGGTGCTCGGCGGCGCGATGCTGCGCCCGGTTCCGGAGGCTTAGGCCACATGGGTTCTCCGACTCGCTTCGCGTTCGCACCCGAGGCCGTCGAGCGAGCCGACGGCCACCTCCTCATCCTGCGGAGCAGCGGAGCCGGGGCGCTCGATCTCGCCGTGGCCGCCACGCGCGTGGAGGCGTCGCGCGCGCGCGTGTGGGACATGATCCGCGACGTGTCGCACTTCCCCTCGCGGCTGCCGATGGTCCACCAGGTCCACGTGGACGGCGATCGCGTCGCGATGCAGCTCCGCTTCAAGATCGCGTTCTTCTCCACCAAGTTCGGCTTCGAGCTCCGGCATCGTGAGGAAGACCGCGAGTGGGTCGAGCTATCGTATCTCTCGGGAGAGCCTCGCGACATCCACTTCCGCTTCGACCTGGCCGACGGATCCATCCCCGACACGACGATCCTGCAGGTGACCATCGGCTTCGACGCCCGCTCGCTCGGTTGGCTCGTCACGGTGTTCCTGCGCAATCACCCCGAGATCCAGCTCGGCGTCTATCCGGGCGCGGCGTTCGCCGTGCTCGACGCCGTCAAGCGAGCCTCCGAAGGAAGCTGAGCGCGCCGCCGCCGCCCCGCGCTCGACGCGGATGCGCGACATCATCGCCCGAGCGAACGGCGAGGCTCAGTGAGGCTTCGGCGAGGCCTTGTGCGTGTTGAGGTCGAATGAGCAGCCGGCCACGAGGATGTGGAGGCGCACGTTCGTCATCGTCACGGGCTTGCCCTCCTTCACCTCGGCGATCGAGGAGTGCTCGAGCTCCGAGGCGTCGACGATCGTGATCGCGCCGGCGCCGACGACCGTGAGGAGCTTGTTGTGGTCGATGAACGCCGCCGTGTCTTCGTCGAGCCCCACGCCCACGGCGAATGGATTGTAGGCGAGCGCCGTCAGGAGGCGGCCGAGCCGGTCGCGCTGGCGGAAATGTTGGTCGATCATGATGCGGTTCGTGAGGCCGAACCCGGGAACGAGCGTGACGGCGCCGGCGTGCGGGGTGTTGCCCTCCGCGCCGTAGGCGATCATGTGCTCGCTGAGGATGGCCGCGCCCGCGCTCGTGCCGCCCACCGTGACCCCGTGCGCGTTCGCCTTGCGGATCGCGCGCGCGACGGGCGTACCACCGAGGATGGTCGTGAGCCGGAGCTGGTTGCCGCCCGTGACGAAGATGCCCGTGCCCTTCTCGAGGTAGTCGAGCCACTCGCGCTTGCTCGCGTCGTCGCGTGTGGCGATGGGCAAGGACTTGGCCTCGTCGGCGCCGAGCTTGCGGAAGAGCTTCTCGTACCGCCGCCCGGTCTCCTCCAGGCTCGACGCGGTGGGGATGATCACGATGCGCGCCCGCGAACCGCCGGACACCTCGAGGAAGTGGCGGAGGATGTCGGTCGTGCCCTCCTTGTCCTCCGCGCCGCCGATCGGCACGATCATGCCGCGTTTCCTGTCGCCTTCGATCTTCGCTGGGCTCATGGCTTCATTTCGCTGTCTGGGGCTCGAACGTCCCGGTTCCGTGGGTCGTGAGTGTGCCGTCGCGGAGCACGAAGGTCCCGCGCGCCATCACGTCGCGTATGCGGTGCGTGTCGTCAAGCACCAGGAGGTCGGCGTCGGCGCCGGGGCGGAGGTGGCCCTTTCGCGACAACCTGAGCAAAGTCGATATGTTGGACGTGAATGGCGGGAGCGCCTCGTCGAGCGGGAGGCCGCTCGCGAGCAACTCCGCGAGCGTCTCGCCGAGCGCGGCGGACCGGCCCACGTCCATCGCGAGGAGGGTGCCCTGCGCGTCGTAGGTGGGGAGGCAGCCGCCGCCGTCGGAGCTCACCGTGAGCTTGTCGCGAGGGGCGCCGCTCGCGAAGTACCGCGCGACCGCGTCGGCGGCGGAGTACGCGTCTTCGCCGTCTTCGACCGGGAAGGCGGTCACGTCGACCGTGCACCCGCGCCTCGCGAGCGCGACGGCCTCGTCGAAGAGCCGGCGCTTGCGGTTCACGTGGGTCGGGTAGAACACGCGCGGCGGCAGCTCGGTCGTGTCGAGCAGCTCGCGCACGGGGGCGAGTCCGCGGGCGCCGTCGCCCAGATGCAGGTGAAGCACTCCGGCCTTGCCGCTCATGAGGCCTGCGACGTGGCAGTCGGCCGCGAGCCTCGCGAGCTCCTCGAGCGTCGGCTGTGACGAGCGGTGATCGCTGATGGCGATCTCGCCGGCGCCGAGCACGGGATCGACGAACACCACGTCGCGGCGCAGCGAGCCCGTGAGCGTGACGACGGGCACCTCGTAGCTGCCGGTCCAGCAGTACGCGGAGAGCCCCTCTTCACGCAGCGCGAGCGTGGTCGCGACGAGCTCCGCCACCGTGCGGGTGGTCCCGTCGGTGCCGAGCACGCCGACGCAGGTGGTGACGCCCGCGCGGACGAGCGCGCTCTTCTCCACCCGAGGGACGCGCGACGAGGGGCCCGACTCGCCGCCGCCGCCCGTGAGGTGCACGTGGGGATCGAGCAGGCCCGGCACCACGCGCGCGCCCGCGAGATCGACCGTGGCGCACAGCGCGGCGGGGAGGGCGTCCAGCGAGGCGCCCACGGCGAGCACCGAGCCCGCGCCGACGAGCAGGTCGACGACGCCGCGCGCCTCGGGATCGTAGAGCGTGGCGTTGCGGAGCAGCGTGAGCGGCCGAGGCACGCCCTCCCCCCTAGCGCCTCGAATCAGCCAAGTCGACGGGTATTCGAGCCCGCGGTCTCGGCGGCTCGGCCGCTCTGCCACCGAAGCGCGGGGCGCTCGGACTATAGTGCTCCCATGTCGGTACCGTCGCAGAAGCTCGTGTCGGACGAGCTCGTCAACCTTCTTCTCTATCGTGTGCTCGACGTCGAGGCGCTCACCGCGCTGCCCGCGTTCGCCGACCACGGGCGAGACACGTTCGACCCGTGGCTCGCGACCTGCCGCCGGCTCGGGGGCGAGGTGCTCGCACCCACCTACGCGGCGATGGACGCGAGCCCGCCGACCCTCGAGAGTCGCCGCACCCCATGGGAAGAGCGGGACGAGCGCGACGAGGCCAGCGTGCGCGTCCACCCCGAGATGGCGACGGTGTGGGAAGCGCTCGCCAAAGCCGGGGTCGTGGCGGCGTCTCGCCCCTTCGCGGTGGGCGGGCAGCAGCTCCCGCTCACCGTGGCCACGTTCGCGACCGCGTACCTCATGGCGGGGAACCTCTCCGCCTACGGCTTCGCTGGGCTCACGGCGGGCGCCGCGCACCTCATCGAGGCCTTCGGCGACGAGCACCTGAAGGAGACCTACATGCGCCCCATGTACGAGGGGCGCATGACCGGCACGATGGCGCTGACCGAACCGCAGGCGGGCTCGAGCCTCGCGGACATCGTCACCTCGGCGCGCCCGACCCCCGAGGGGCACTACCTCCTCCGCGGGGCGAAGATCTTCATCTCCGGCGGCGATCACGGGTTCGCCGAGAACATCGTGCACCTCGTGCTCGCGCGCATCGAGGGCGCGCCGCCGGGCACCAAGGGCCTCTCCCTCTTCGTCGTCCCCAAGCTCCGCGCCGACGGCGACAAGGTGATCGCGAACGACGTGACCGTCACGGGCCTCATCCACAAGATCGGCTGGCGCGGCATCCCTAGCCTCGCGCTCTCGTTCGGCGACGCCGACGACTGTCGAGGGTGGCGTGTGGGGCCGCCGAACGCGGGCCTGCGCTGCATGTTCCAGATGATGAACGAGGCGCGGATCATGGTCGGCGTGAACGCCGCGGCCACCGCGTCCGTCGCGTACCACGCCGCGGTCGACTACGCGCGCGCCCGCGTGCAGGGCAGGCCGCTCGGGGCGCCGCCGACGGCCCCGCCGGTCCCGCTCATCGAGCACCCCGACGTGCGCCGCATGCTGCTCCGTCAGAAGGCGATCGTCGACGCCTCGTTCTGTCTGCTCGGCGTCACGGCCCGCTACGCGGATCTCGCCGAGCACTCGCCCGACGCGCTCGTGCGCGCCCGATCTCAGCAGCTCCTCGACCTCCTCACCCCCATCGCCAAGACGTTCCCCGCGGAGCGCGGCTTCGAGGCCAACGCCCTCGCGCTGCAGGTGCACGGCGGCTACGGCTATTCGAGCGAGTACCTCCCGGAGGCGTGGCTGCGCGACCAGAAGCTCAACTCCATCCACGAGGGCACCACCGGCATTCAGAGTCTCGACCTGCTCGGCCGCAAGGCGATGGCAGGCGCAGGCGCGGCGATGCTCGCGCTCGCGGAGGACGTCGGACACGACTGCGCGAGCGCCGAGGCGGCGGGCGTCGCCAAGGAGCGCGTCCTCGCGGTGCGGGCGGGCCTCGCTCAGGTGTTGGACCTCACCCGCGTGCTCGGCGAGCGCGGCGCCGGGGGCGATCTGGAGGGCATGCTCGCGCACGCGACCGACTACCTCGACGCGCTCGGCGTCGTCGTCACGTCGTGGATGTGGCTCAAGATGGAGGCCGCCGTGGTCGGCCGGGAAGACCCGTTCGCGCGCGGCATGGTGCAGGCGTCGGCGTACTGGCTCGCGACCGAGCTGCCTCGCGTCGAGCCCCTCGCGAGGCTCTGCGCGAGCGGCGAGCGGAGCTTCGTCGACTGCCGCGGCGAGTGGTTCCTTTGAGCGGCGTGGCCCGCGGGCGTCCCGAGGTGCTCGCGCCCGCGGGCGATCGCCCGTCGCTGGAGGCGGCGGTCCTCTCCGGCGCCGACGCCGTTTACGTCGGCCTCGGCGCGTTCAACGCCCGGGCGCGCGCGAAGAACTTCCAGCCCGAAGAGCTCGCCGACGCCATCGAGTTCGCCCACGCCCGCGGCGCTCGCGTGTATGTTGCACTCAATACGCTCGCGTTCGACGAGGAGCTCGGCGCCGTCGCGGAGGCGATCGCGCTCGCGGCGCGCGCCGGGGCCGACGCGCTCATCGTCCAAGACTTCGCCGTCGCGCTGCTCGCCCGGGAGATCGCGCCCACGCTGGCGGTGCACGCCTCCACCCAGATGACCTGCACCGACGCGCCGAGCGTCGAGCTCGCGGCCAGCCTCGGGGCCACGCGGGTGGTGCTGGCGCGCGAGCTCTCGATCGCGGAGATCGAGCAGATCCACGCCGCGACCGAGGTCGAGCTCGAGGTCTTCGTGCACGGCGCGCTGTGCGTGGCGTACTCCGGCCAGTGCCTCACGAGCGAGGCGATCGGCGGCCGGAGCGCCAACCGCGGCGCGTGCGCCCAGGCGTGCCGACTTCCCTACGATCTCGTGGTCGACGGCCAAGTCCGGCCGCTCGGCGACGCGGCCTACCTGCTCTCGCCCGAGGACCTCGAGGCGAGCGAGCTCGTCCCCGACCTCGCGCGAGCGGGCGTGGTGTCGCTGAAGATCGAGGGGCGCCTGAAGGGGCCCGACTACGTGGCCGCCACGACCCGCCTCTACCGCCGCGCGACGGAGGCCGCCGTGGGGCAGGGGGCGCGGCCCGAACCCGAGATGCGCGCGCGCGCGCTCCAGACCTTCACGCGAGGCTCGGGCCCCGGCTTCCTGGCCGGGATCGACCACCAGCGCCTCGTCGACGGCCGCACGTGCGATCACCGCGGGCTCGCGCTCGGCGTGGTCTGCGGCGCGGGGGGCGACCGTCGCCGCGCGACCGTGGAGGTGGAGCTCGCGGCTCCCCTGCGGCGCGGGGACGGGGTGCTCTTCGAAGGAGGCCGCGCGGGCGAGGGAGAGCTCGGCGGGCGAGTCTGGTCGCTCACCGCCGCGGGTCGGGACGTGGAAGAGGCCGGCGTGGGGGCGCGGGTCTGTGTGTGGCTCGGGCCCGACACGCCGGTCGGGTCGCGCGCCTTCGCGCCGGGCGGCCGCGTGTGGAAGACGAGCGATCCGCGGGTCTCCGCGGAGGTACGGGCCGAGCTCACGGCGAGCCCCGCGAGGCTCGGCGTTCATGTGCATGTTGCAGGTAAATGGGGCGCTCCTCCGCGCCTCACGGCGACCACCGCGCGCGGCGTCACCGTCAGCGTCGAGGGCGACGCGGACCTCGCCGAGGCGGACAAGCCCACGCCTCCTGAGCTTCTCCGCGCGAAGCTCGGGAAGCTCGCAGGCACGCCGTTCGTGCTCGACGGACTCACGGTCGATCTCCCGGAGCGCACGATCGTGCCGCTCTCGTCGCTGAACCGCGCCCGCCGCGCGCTCGTCGCGGAGCTCGTCCGGGCCGGGCACCGCGCGCACGGCATCTCCACGCCCCCCGCGCAGGCTCCCGCGCGCGCGAGCGCGGCCGCACCTGCGCTTCCGCCGCCGGTAGCGCCAGGGCTCTTCGTGCTCGCGCGCACGCTCGAGCAGGCGCGCGCAGCCCTCGAGGCGGGGGCCGACGGCGTTTACCTCGATTTCCTCGAGCTCACGGGCACCGGGCACGCGCTCCGCGCCCTCCGCGCGGAGGGACACCGGTTCGTGGGGGTCGCGCCGCCGCGCGTACGCAAGCCGGGCGAGGAGAAGATCGATCGCTACCTCGCGGCGCTCCAGCCCGACGCCGTGCTCGTGCGAGGCCTCGGCGCGCTGCAAGAGGGTCGCGCCGCGTACGGCGACGCGCTCCGCGTGGGGGATTTCTCCCTGAACGTCACCAATCGGCTCGCGGCCGGACAAGCGCTCTCGCGCGGGCTCGACGCGTTCACTCCGTCGTTCGACCTCGACGCCGCGCAGATGCTCGCGCTCCTTCGCGGCCCGCTCGGGCCTCGCGCGGAGGTGGTCGTGCACCACCCGATGCCGCTCTTCTACACGGAGCACTGCGTGTTCGCAGCGCTGCTCTCCGAGGGGCGCGATCACCGCACCTGCGGGCGCCCTTGTGAGCGCCACGAGGTCGCCCTCCGCGATCGCGCGGGCATGACCCACCCGGTGATCGCGGACGTGGGCTGCCGCAACACCGTGTTTCACGAGCGCCCGCAGAGCGCCGCGGATCTGGTGCCCGCCCTGCTCGAGCGTGGCGCCGCGCGGCTGCGCGTCGAGCTCGTGCGTGAGACCCCCGCGCAGGTCGCGGGCCTCGTGCGCGGCTATCGAGCGCTCCTCGCGGGCGAGCTCGAGCCCGCGGCGCTCGTGCGCGACCTCCGCACCGCGGCGGGCTACGGCGTCGTGCGGGGTTCTCTGCGCGTCTTGCCCTGAGCCGGCCGG from Myxococcales bacterium includes these protein-coding regions:
- a CDS encoding U32 family peptidase, whose protein sequence is MEAAVLSGADAVYVGLGAFNARARAKNFQPEELADAIEFAHARGARVYVALNTLAFDEELGAVAEAIALAARAGADALIVQDFAVALLAREIAPTLAVHASTQMTCTDAPSVELAASLGATRVVLARELSIAEIEQIHAATEVELEVFVHGALCVAYSGQCLTSEAIGGRSANRGACAQACRLPYDLVVDGQVRPLGDAAYLLSPEDLEASELVPDLARAGVVSLKIEGRLKGPDYVAATTRLYRRATEAAVGQGARPEPEMRARALQTFTRGSGPGFLAGIDHQRLVDGRTCDHRGLALGVVCGAGGDRRRATVEVELAAPLRRGDGVLFEGGRAGEGELGGRVWSLTAAGRDVEEAGVGARVCVWLGPDTPVGSRAFAPGGRVWKTSDPRVSAEVRAELTASPARLGVHVHVAGKWGAPPRLTATTARGVTVSVEGDADLAEADKPTPPELLRAKLGKLAGTPFVLDGLTVDLPERTIVPLSSLNRARRALVAELVRAGHRAHGISTPPAQAPARASAAAPALPPPVAPGLFVLARTLEQARAALEAGADGVYLDFLELTGTGHALRALRAEGHRFVGVAPPRVRKPGEEKIDRYLAALQPDAVLVRGLGALQEGRAAYGDALRVGDFSLNVTNRLAAGQALSRGLDAFTPSFDLDAAQMLALLRGPLGPRAEVVVHHPMPLFYTEHCVFAALLSEGRDHRTCGRPCERHEVALRDRAGMTHPVIADVGCRNTVFHERPQSAADLVPALLERGAARLRVELVRETPAQVAGLVRGYRALLAGELEPAALVRDLRTAAGYGVVRGSLRVLP